The Anaerolineae bacterium genome window below encodes:
- a CDS encoding ABC transporter ATP-binding protein, with the protein MLLEVVRVHQSFGGVRALDDVSCKVYEGQTLALIGPNGAGKTTLLNVVAGTLRPSGGEVLMRGRSILRLSAPERVRLGLVRTFQQALLFDGMTALENVMVGAHLRGRRGLADAALRTPASRREEEDLYLEGMRYLNLVGLGSKAEDPAASLPFGQQRLLAVARALAAEPSLLLLDEPGAGLNRLEKDSLADLIRRIREMGITVVLVEHDMGLVMRLADWVVVLDQGRRLAQGTPVEVRRNPAVIEAYLGTGDGAHA; encoded by the coding sequence GTGCTGCTGGAGGTGGTCCGCGTGCACCAGAGCTTCGGGGGCGTGCGGGCGCTGGATGACGTGTCGTGCAAGGTCTATGAGGGTCAGACGCTAGCTCTGATCGGGCCCAACGGGGCGGGTAAGACGACACTGCTCAACGTAGTGGCGGGGACGCTGCGCCCATCCGGGGGCGAGGTGCTTATGCGGGGGCGCTCCATACTGCGGCTGTCAGCACCCGAGCGGGTGCGCCTGGGGCTAGTGCGCACCTTCCAGCAGGCCTTGCTGTTTGACGGTATGACGGCGCTGGAGAACGTTATGGTAGGCGCCCATCTGCGGGGCCGCAGGGGTCTGGCGGACGCCGCCCTTCGCACCCCGGCAAGCCGGCGCGAGGAGGAGGACCTCTACCTGGAGGGTATGCGCTACCTCAACCTGGTGGGGCTAGGGTCCAAGGCCGAGGACCCGGCGGCCAGCCTCCCCTTCGGCCAGCAGCGGCTCCTGGCCGTGGCCCGGGCCTTGGCGGCAGAGCCTTCGCTCCTGCTGCTAGATGAGCCGGGCGCGGGGCTGAACCGACTGGAGAAGGACTCCCTGGCCGACCTGATCCGTCGCATCCGGGAGATGGGCATTACAGTGGTGCTGGTGGAGCACGACATGGGCCTGGTGATGCGGCTGGCGGATTGGGTGGTGGTGCTGGACCAGGGTCGGCGCCTGGCCCAGGGGACACCGGTCGAGGTACGTCGCAACCCGGCCGTGATCGAAGCCTATCTGGGGACGGGCGACGGTGCCCATGCTTGA
- a CDS encoding phenylacetate--CoA ligase: MIWNPERETMSRAELEALQLERLQRQVQRAYDLVPFYRQAFRSRGLSPDDIRSLADLTLIPFTRKNDFRDNYPFGLLAVPRRQLARIHASSGTTGKPTIVAYTAGDLDAWSEVCARQLAGAGVTEDDTVQVAMGYGLFTGALGWHAACERLGATVLPISSGNTRRQIMLMEDLETTVLVATPSYSVYLAEQADEMGVDLRSFSLRVGIQGAEPWSEGMRREIEQRLGIITIDTYGLSEIVGPGVSAECERRCGLHVSEDHFLVEVIDPETEETLPPGSQGELVVTTLTKEALPILRYRTGDITSLDPAPCACGRTLARMARVSGRTDDMLVVRGVNVFPSQVETVLLQIEGVRPHYLILVDREKGAMDELEVWVEVSPEVFTDEFGQLKALQAKAEREMYEVLGVQARVRLVEPGRIERSTGKSKRVVDRREL, from the coding sequence GTGATCTGGAATCCGGAGCGGGAGACGATGTCCAGGGCCGAGCTGGAGGCGCTGCAGCTGGAGCGGCTGCAGCGGCAGGTGCAGCGAGCCTACGACTTGGTTCCCTTCTACCGCCAGGCCTTCCGCTCTCGCGGCCTGAGCCCGGACGACATCCGCTCGCTGGCGGACTTGACGCTGATCCCGTTTACCCGTAAGAATGACTTCCGCGACAACTACCCCTTCGGGCTGCTGGCGGTGCCCCGCCGGCAACTGGCGCGGATTCACGCCTCCAGCGGGACCACCGGCAAGCCGACCATCGTGGCCTACACGGCAGGGGACCTGGATGCCTGGAGCGAGGTGTGTGCCCGGCAGCTCGCGGGCGCGGGGGTGACCGAGGACGATACGGTGCAGGTAGCCATGGGCTACGGCCTCTTCACCGGGGCCCTGGGGTGGCACGCCGCTTGTGAGCGCCTGGGTGCCACGGTTCTGCCCATCTCGTCGGGCAATACGCGCCGTCAGATCATGCTGATGGAGGACCTGGAGACGACGGTCTTGGTGGCAACGCCCAGCTACTCGGTCTACCTGGCGGAGCAGGCGGACGAGATGGGGGTAGACCTGCGCTCGTTCAGCCTGCGGGTGGGAATCCAGGGGGCGGAGCCATGGTCGGAGGGGATGCGCCGGGAGATCGAGCAGCGCCTGGGGATCATCACCATTGACACGTACGGCCTGAGCGAGATCGTGGGGCCGGGCGTGTCGGCGGAGTGCGAGCGCCGCTGCGGGCTGCACGTGAGCGAGGATCATTTCCTGGTGGAGGTGATTGACCCGGAGACGGAGGAGACGCTGCCGCCGGGGTCGCAGGGTGAACTGGTGGTGACGACGCTGACGAAGGAAGCCCTGCCCATCTTGCGGTACCGCACGGGCGACATCACCAGCCTGGATCCGGCGCCTTGTGCCTGCGGGCGGACTCTGGCCCGTATGGCGCGGGTGAGCGGCCGGACGGACGACATGCTGGTGGTGCGGGGGGTGAATGTGTTCCCCTCGCAGGTGGAGACGGTGCTCCTGCAGATCGAGGGGGTTCGTCCGCACTACTTGATCCTGGTGGACCGGGAGAAGGGGGCGATGGACGAGCTCGAGGTGTGGGTGGAGGTGTCGCCCGAGGTGTTCACGGACGAGTTCGGGCAACTGAAGGCTCTGCAGGCGAAGGCGGAGCGGGAGATGTATGAGGTGCTGGGGGTGCAGGCCCGGGTGAGGCTGGTGGAGCCCGGGAGGATCGAGCGGAGCACGGGGAAGTCGAAGCGGGTGGTGGATCGGCGGGAGTTGTAG
- a CDS encoding ABC transporter ATP-binding protein encodes MLEVRSLSVWHGGVQAVRRVSLDVAEGEVVALLGANGAGKSSLLSAVAGLQPPSEGQVLLEGREVTGVPACYLARQGLALVPEGRQLAGTMSVRDNLLLGGYHRFARSWRDLLAPLPWVIRQDGVQRKLAEVFELFPRLAERQGQAAQSLSGGEQQMLAIGRALMASPRVMLLDEPSVGLAPDLVRGIFALLSQLRERGLAILLVEQDAYGALAVAQRGYVMETGRIVAEGDSAELLRSESLRRAYLGGV; translated from the coding sequence ATGCTTGAGGTCCGCTCCCTCAGCGTGTGGCACGGTGGGGTGCAGGCCGTTCGGCGCGTTTCGCTGGATGTGGCCGAGGGCGAGGTGGTGGCCCTGCTGGGCGCCAACGGGGCGGGGAAGAGCTCCCTGCTCAGCGCGGTGGCGGGATTGCAGCCGCCTTCGGAGGGGCAGGTGCTACTGGAGGGCCGGGAGGTAACGGGGGTCCCGGCCTGTTACCTGGCGCGCCAGGGGTTGGCGTTGGTGCCCGAGGGACGGCAGTTGGCGGGGACGATGAGCGTGCGGGACAATCTGCTCCTGGGAGGGTATCACCGCTTCGCCCGCTCCTGGCGGGACCTGCTGGCGCCTCTGCCTTGGGTGATTCGGCAGGACGGGGTGCAGCGGAAGCTGGCCGAGGTGTTCGAGCTCTTCCCCCGGCTGGCGGAGAGGCAGGGGCAGGCGGCGCAGAGCCTCAGCGGCGGCGAGCAGCAGATGCTGGCCATCGGCCGGGCGCTCATGGCTTCTCCCCGGGTGATGCTGCTGGACGAGCCTTCGGTCGGGCTGGCGCCGGATCTGGTGCGAGGCATCTTCGCTCTGCTGTCCCAGCTGAGGGAGCGGGGTCTGGCGATTCTGCTGGTGGAGCAGGATGCTTATGGGGCGCTGGCGGTGGCCCAGCGGGGCTACGTCATGGAGACGGGCCGCATCGTGGCCGAGGGGGACTCGGCGGAGCTGCTGCGGTCGGAGTCGTTGCGGAGGGCGTACCTGGGGGGCGTGTAG
- a CDS encoding polysaccharide biosynthesis protein, translating into MIDWPSLRVLVTGGTGSFGNFVVRQLLALGAAEVRVLSRDEKKQHDMRVFYSGSQNLSLVVGDIRDREVVDEAMAGIHMVFQAAALKQVPNCERYPMEAIRTNVLGVENVVQSALANGVQVLVAISTDKAVKPVNVMGMTKALQERLVLRANLSRANRGTRLSCVRYGNVLRSRGSVVPFFRGQLAQGKRLTITDERMTRFLLTLHDAIDLVLYAAEYAQGGEIFVRKAPSARILDIAQVLCEEAGREFEYEVIGVLPGEKLNEILVSEEELARTADCGEYYRVHPWWSTERPAALQQEYSSRDELVGREEVRSLIARADAEFEAMELLGGEFARF; encoded by the coding sequence ATGATTGATTGGCCCAGCCTACGTGTTCTCGTAACTGGCGGTACCGGTTCCTTTGGCAACTTTGTGGTCCGCCAGCTGCTGGCTCTGGGTGCGGCAGAGGTTCGGGTGCTGAGCCGCGACGAGAAGAAGCAGCACGACATGCGCGTCTTCTACTCGGGAAGTCAGAACCTCAGTCTCGTCGTGGGGGACATCCGCGATCGGGAGGTCGTCGACGAGGCGATGGCGGGCATACACATGGTCTTCCAGGCCGCCGCGCTGAAGCAGGTTCCCAACTGCGAGCGCTATCCCATGGAAGCCATTCGGACCAACGTGCTCGGGGTCGAGAACGTGGTGCAGTCCGCCCTTGCCAATGGTGTTCAGGTGCTAGTTGCCATCAGCACTGACAAGGCGGTCAAGCCGGTCAACGTCATGGGGATGACTAAGGCCCTGCAGGAACGCTTGGTTCTCCGCGCGAACCTCTCACGGGCCAATCGTGGCACCAGGCTGTCATGTGTACGGTACGGCAATGTCCTTCGCTCGCGGGGCTCGGTGGTCCCGTTCTTCCGCGGCCAACTGGCCCAGGGCAAGCGGCTGACGATCACGGATGAGCGTATGACTCGCTTTCTGCTCACCCTACATGATGCTATCGATCTGGTTCTCTACGCAGCCGAGTATGCCCAGGGGGGCGAGATCTTCGTCCGAAAGGCCCCGAGCGCGCGCATACTTGACATCGCGCAGGTCCTGTGCGAAGAGGCCGGTAGAGAGTTCGAATACGAGGTGATTGGCGTCCTGCCCGGGGAGAAGCTCAACGAGATCCTGGTCTCAGAAGAGGAACTCGCGCGCACCGCGGACTGCGGTGAGTACTACCGGGTGCATCCATGGTGGTCGACGGAACGGCCGGCGGCCCTGCAGCAGGAGTACTCGTCTCGGGACGAACTGGTTGGCCGGGAGGAGGTGAGGAGCCTTATCGCCCGGGCGGACGCTGAGTTCGAGGCCATGGAGCTGCTCGGGGGTGAGTTCGCCAGGTTCTAG